In Rhodanobacter denitrificans, a single window of DNA contains:
- a CDS encoding glycosyltransferase family 4 protein — MNVLMLGWELPPRITGGLGVACQGLLEGLSALEGISISFILPRLWGGERSGKSRLIAACDIEPWTRGQPDGRLKASTLSIDKGAYQGESVRAALNYARHIDNVMSVLGATPDLVHAHDWLTFPAAIRAKERLGCPLVAHVHSTEVERAGERMHPAIDDIERRGLIAADRVLAVSGRTRRLIIERYGIAPEKVKVIHNAADHHPWRSPLRSKKDRVVSFIGRVTWQKGPSNFIEAAHQVARRLPDTRFVMAGEGDRLAMMKTLCFARDLKDRVDFPGFLDAKGVEDLLAQSAVYVMPSLSEPFGIGALEAIRSGVPVVLSNACGVSEMVRHVQCVNAADSTALADAIVRCLTRPEEAAQQALLAQQEVASWSWCHAAAAIHTTYLDLVAPACIAS; from the coding sequence ATGAACGTGCTCATGTTGGGTTGGGAGCTACCCCCGCGAATCACTGGCGGTCTGGGGGTGGCCTGCCAAGGGTTGCTGGAGGGCCTGAGCGCGCTGGAAGGCATTTCCATCAGTTTTATCCTGCCGAGGCTATGGGGCGGCGAGCGATCTGGCAAGAGCCGCCTCATTGCGGCGTGTGATATCGAGCCATGGACGCGTGGGCAACCTGATGGCAGGTTGAAGGCGTCGACCTTGTCGATCGACAAAGGAGCCTACCAAGGTGAGTCAGTGCGCGCTGCGCTGAACTACGCCAGACATATCGACAACGTGATGAGCGTGCTCGGTGCCACTCCCGACCTGGTGCATGCGCACGATTGGCTCACGTTTCCTGCGGCCATTCGTGCAAAGGAGCGGCTGGGCTGTCCCTTGGTGGCGCATGTCCATTCCACCGAAGTGGAACGAGCGGGAGAGCGCATGCATCCAGCGATTGACGACATTGAACGTCGCGGTCTGATCGCGGCCGATCGTGTACTGGCCGTCAGCGGGCGTACACGCCGACTTATCATCGAGCGTTACGGCATTGCACCAGAGAAAGTGAAAGTGATTCACAACGCGGCCGATCATCATCCGTGGAGATCGCCGCTCCGATCGAAGAAGGATCGCGTGGTGTCGTTCATCGGTAGAGTGACTTGGCAAAAAGGTCCGTCCAATTTCATCGAGGCGGCACACCAGGTTGCCCGTCGTTTGCCGGACACACGCTTTGTCATGGCGGGGGAAGGTGATCGGTTGGCCATGATGAAAACTTTGTGTTTTGCTCGCGACCTCAAGGACCGGGTGGATTTTCCAGGATTCCTAGACGCCAAAGGCGTCGAGGATTTACTCGCACAAAGTGCGGTTTACGTCATGCCATCCCTATCCGAACCCTTTGGGATTGGTGCCTTGGAAGCCATTCGCTCCGGCGTTCCTGTAGTGCTATCTAATGCTTGCGGAGTGAGCGAAATGGTTAGGCACGTGCAATGCGTCAATGCCGCCGACAGTACCGCACTGGCCGATGCTATCGTGCGCTGTCTGACGCGGCCGGAAGAGGCCGCGCAGCAGGCACTATTGGCGCAGCAAGAGGTAGCGTCGTGGTCGTGGTGCCATGCGGCGGCGGCAATTCACACGACTTACCTGGATCTTGTCGCGCCTGCCTGCATTGCGTCGTGA
- a CDS encoding alpha-amylase family glycosyl hydrolase yields the protein MKMSRNAASAVLDDCDMGAFYGGTIDGVTRKIRDRWFTDLGVNTILISPIFEQIAGWVPSAGKDFCHYAYHGYFTLDYTVMDRRFGNEADLRDLVDCAHAVGIRVLLDVVLNHPGYPEPSTFRNVGISGWDPGWEAAEPKNFYDYMNRSSSSFNDWWGPDWVRCDLPGYSPGGCDDYTMLLHGLPDFKTEDERFVSLPIFLRNKADTRAMDMPDTTVRGYLVKWLSDWVREYGFDGFRCDSARHVEPETWAQLKHACVQAKREWWEQQRDRSGATPHFWLLGEVFGHGVERSSYFDCGFDSLLNFSFQEDIERGIHLDALYEDYAAQLHEHSDLSFVSYVSSHDTHLLDRRKIREGSAALMLAPGGVLLFYGDETGRLPGAPNEQDPAQAARSPMNWGATDAQLLMHWRKLSRFRTRHPAVANGVHLKLFDCPYVFARLDTTGDRVLVAMAVDGYLSLPVGEMFADGQQVRDAYGGWRGVVKDGRVSLNADGFVLLETDDGSAWYPDMDCRGRGLP from the coding sequence GATTTTAATATCGCCCATTTTTGAGCAGATCGCTGGTTGGGTTCCGAGCGCAGGGAAGGATTTTTGTCACTATGCCTATCACGGGTATTTCACGCTCGATTACACGGTCATGGATAGGCGCTTCGGTAACGAAGCCGATCTGCGCGATCTGGTCGATTGTGCGCATGCCGTCGGTATACGCGTGCTGCTCGATGTGGTGCTGAATCATCCAGGTTATCCGGAGCCTTCCACATTCCGAAATGTCGGAATCAGTGGCTGGGATCCCGGATGGGAAGCGGCTGAGCCGAAGAATTTTTACGACTATATGAATCGATCCAGTTCATCGTTCAACGATTGGTGGGGACCTGATTGGGTTCGCTGTGACTTGCCAGGTTATTCGCCGGGCGGCTGCGACGACTACACCATGTTGCTACACGGTCTTCCGGACTTCAAAACAGAAGACGAGCGCTTCGTATCTCTGCCTATATTCCTGAGGAACAAAGCTGATACCAGGGCTATGGATATGCCCGATACCACCGTGCGTGGCTATCTCGTCAAATGGCTTTCCGACTGGGTGCGTGAATATGGTTTTGACGGATTTCGTTGCGACTCGGCTAGGCATGTGGAACCGGAAACGTGGGCGCAGCTCAAGCACGCCTGCGTGCAGGCGAAGCGGGAGTGGTGGGAACAGCAGCGCGATCGCTCCGGCGCGACGCCGCACTTCTGGTTGCTCGGCGAAGTCTTTGGCCATGGCGTAGAGCGGAGCAGCTACTTCGATTGCGGATTTGACAGCCTGCTCAATTTCTCATTTCAGGAGGACATTGAGCGCGGTATACATCTGGATGCGCTGTACGAGGACTACGCGGCGCAATTGCACGAGCATTCCGATCTAAGCTTCGTTTCCTACGTTTCCTCGCACGATACGCATCTGCTCGATCGGCGAAAGATCAGAGAAGGCAGTGCAGCATTGATGCTCGCTCCCGGTGGCGTGCTCCTGTTTTACGGTGATGAAACGGGTCGGTTGCCGGGGGCTCCGAACGAGCAGGATCCTGCCCAAGCGGCGCGTTCGCCGATGAATTGGGGCGCGACTGATGCGCAATTGCTCATGCACTGGCGCAAGCTTTCGCGCTTTCGAACAAGACATCCCGCCGTCGCGAATGGTGTTCACCTTAAGTTGTTTGATTGCCCTTACGTGTTTGCAAGACTCGACACGACGGGGGATAGGGTGTTGGTAGCGATGGCGGTCGATGGATATCTGTCGCTGCCGGTCGGTGAGATGTTCGCCGATGGGCAACAGGTGCGCGACGCCTATGGTGGCTGGCGCGGTGTCGTTAAAGATGGTCGGGTGTCGCTGAATGCTGATGGCTTCGTGCTACTGGAAACCGACGACGGTTCGGCTTGGTACCCAGATATGGATTGTCGGGGAAGGGGTCTTCCATGA